A region of the Pricia mediterranea genome:
GTCTTTCAGCGACATCCAATCGTAGCCATCTTTTTCGCCCACGTTAATAAAATAGCGTACCGATCCATTCGAAGACGGTGACCCGCCACTTTCCCTGGCGTTTTTACCGCTATCGACCGTATTTAAATCTTTGGCCTTGTTGTAATAATTCGAGAAGCGGGAAAACTCTACCGAAACTATTTTTTTTATCAGCTCATCGCGATCGATTCCCTCCAATACCTCGGTAATGGCGGGCAGGTAATTCTCGACATCTTTATTGACCTTGGTATTTTTTATTTTGTTTGCCGTATGATATAGCTGAATCTCGCAGATTTCGATCCCGGTGGGGATTTTTTTCCGGACGAAATTTTGTTGGATTTTCTTCTCGATGGCCTTGATCTTTCTCAGTTCGCTGCGGGTAACGATGACCATGGAGATTCCCGATTTGCCGGCCCGGCCCGTTCGGCCACTTCTATGGGTATAGACTTCGATTTCATCGGGAAGCTGGTAATTGATTACGTGGGTAATGTCATCAACATCGATACCACGGGCGGCCACATCGGTTGCGACCAACATCTGTACCTGTTTCTTTCTGAAGGCGTTCATGACCAGGTCGCGCTGGTTCTGGCTGAGGTCTCCGTGCAGGGCACCGGCATTGTAACCGTCCTCTATCAACTTTTCCGCGACACGCTGGGTATCCCGTTTTGTTCTACAAAAAACCACGGAAAAGATATCGGGATTGGCATCGGCCAGTCTTTTAAGGGCGGGATACCGATCTCGCCCTCCGACCACGTAGTATTCATGATCAACCGTTGAGGTGCCCGCATTTTTGGTGCCGACAGTAATTTCAACGGGACTGTCCATGAATTTCTTCGCGATTTTCGATACTTCTTTCGGCATGGTAGCCGAAAACAGCCAAGTGGATTTTTCTTTTGGGGTATTGCTTAGAATTTCTTTGATATCCTCATAAAATCCCATATTTAGCATCTCATCGGCCTCGTCAAGAATGCAGTAGTCGATTTTGGAGATATCGACCAGACCGCGACCGATCATATCCTTCATACGGCCCGGGGTGGCGACCACGATCTGTGCACCGCGCTTGATCTGGCGTGCTTGATCGGTAATGCTCGCACCGCCGTATATGGCGACGGTGTTCACGCCCTTCACGTACTTGGAGTAGGATTGTATTTCTTTAGTGATCTGTAAGCAAAGCTCACGGGTAGGGGAGAGGATCAATCCTTGTGTAGTACGACTGTTTTGGTCCAGTTTCTGGATGAGCGGAAATCCAAAAGCGGCGGTCTTTCCTGTTCCCGTTTGGGCGAGTGCGACTAAATCCGTCTCCTCCTTCAATAAAATGGGGATGGCTTTTTCCTGTACTTCCGAAGGAGTCTCAAAACCCATGTCGGCAACAGCATTCAACAACGGCTTGTTCAGCCCCAATGCTTCAAATTTTGTCATAATATGTTATCGTTAATCGCAAATATGTGTGTTGTAGAGAGCGATTAGCGTATAACCCATTCGACCTGCCCCAGAACAACACCTGCCATACCGGCGGCGTTAGAACACCCGTGTTGGGCGTAAAAGGCGGCAAAGGTACGTTTATTTATCCAGACCTCCTATTTCTCTAAAAATTGCAGCAATTTTCGTATTGCTTTTCCCCTGTGGCCAATGCGGTTTTTGGTTTCTATAGGGAGCTCCGCAAACGTTTTTTTGAATCCGAACGGTCTGAAGACGGGGTCATAACCGAAACCCTCCGTGCCTTTTTTTTCGGTGATGATCTCACCTGAGACCGTGCCCTTGAACGTATGGTGTTCTTGGTTCAGATTGAGCGCGATTACCGTGGCAAACATTGCGTTACGGTTGCTATGGACTTTCAGTTCCGACAGTAGTTTGTCCATATTGTCCGCCGAACTTTTATGTTCGCCCGCGTAACGCGCGGAAAATACGCCTGGGGCGCCATGAAGGGCATCCACCAGAAGTCCCGTATCATCGGCGAAACAGGGCAACGTATAGTTCTCGGTCACGTAATTGGCCTTGATGCGGGCGTTTTCCTCCAAGGTTTCTCCTGTTTCCGGGATTTCGCCGGTACAACCGATGTCGGTCAGCGATACCAGGTCGATACATACGGGCATCAGTTTTTTGACCTCGGCGAATTTGTTTTTATTGTGTGTGGCAAATACGAGTTTCATGCGGTTAAAAATAGTAATTTTGAAGGATGAAATGGAAAATTCCCCCTGCCGTTGTGTTGTTTGTCTTCGGATTGCTAATGTATTTGCTCGCGGAATTTCTTCCCTTCGGTTATTTCGATTTTTTTGGTCGTCATTATCTGGCAATCGCTTTTGTGGTATTTGCCATTGTGGTGGTGACGATAGCGCTATATCAATTTTATACTGCAAAGACCACCATAGACCCTACGCGTCCCGACACAACGAATAAATTGGTAGTAAGCGGTATTTATGCCTATACCCGCAATCCGATGTATCTTGGTTTGTTACTGATTTTACTAGCCTGGGGCCTCTGGTTAGGTAATGCTTTCAACACCCTTTTGGCCGCGGCCTTTGTGGCCTATATGAATCGATTTCAGATTGCCCGCGAAGAACAGGCTTTGAACGAGATTTTCGGAAAAGACTTCAAGCAGTATTGCCTGTTGGTACGGAGATGGTTCTGATTTAGGTAATCATATAAGCTTATATTTTGAACTATAAGCATTTTAGCTTATATAATTAAATAGTAGCAAATTCGATAATATTTTTATATATTAGTGAATTAACTTATATAAAGGCATGATAGCTGTTATTACCGGAGATATAATCAAATCTGAGAACTATGAGGCTTCGACATGGCTTGGCCTGTTGAAAAGCTACCTCTCCAGTCTTGGTGAATCGCCTACCGACTGGGATATATACCGAGGCGATGAGTTTCAATTGAGAATTAACGATAATGACGCACTAGGTGCTGCCATCCATATAAAAGCCTTGATAAAGACGGTAAACGGGCTTGACGTTCGTATGGGAATCGGTCTGGGGACCCAAACTTTTAAAGGTTCGGGGGTCAGCGAATCGAATGGGCCCGCTTACCATCGATCCGGTAGAACCTTTGAATCCTTAAAGGAAGATAAGCTGAATCTCAGCATCGCTACCGGCAGCGATTTCTACGATGATACCTTGAACCTGATGCTCAAATTGGCCCTTGATTTTATGGATGATTGGAGCACCGTATCCGCAGAAATCGTCGTTTTGGCTTTTGAACGTCCAAAGGCCTCCCAAAAAGAGCTGGCCAAGCGGCTCGGTATTCAACAGTCGGCCGTCAGCCAGCGACAGAAAAGGGCGCGACTCGACCTGGTCCTTGAGTTACTCGATTACTATGACACTACCGTAAAAGAACTGAATCGATGATGATTTTCACCAAACTTCTACTGGCGCATTTAATCGGGGATTTTTTATTACAGCCACTTCGATGGGTGATTCACAAAGAAACGAACAAGATTAGATCGAAGTATCTTTATCTACACATATTGCTGCATTTCATTGTAACCCTCATTCTTTTGTGGGACTTGCAATACTGGAAACTGGCGGTAATCGTTGCCATTTCACATTATGCAATAGATTTGGCCAAACTTTACGCTGCGCCTTTGTTCAGGCTTAAAAGCATCCCGTTTTTTGTCGATCAATTTCTTCACCTGACCGTACTCTACCTGGTCGCCTATCAGGGCGACTGGCTACAGATCATCGCGGATTTTTTTCAGAAACTGGACTGGCCCTTGGTAACCGCTGTCGTTTTCGTCACCTTTCCGGCTGCCATTGTAATGGGTAAATTTCTTGAGGCTATGGGCGATAAAATCGAATTAGACCATAAATCCCTCCCCAATGCGGGCAAATATATAGGTATTATCGAGCGCTTGTTCGTACTGCTGTTCATTATATTGGGAAGGTGGGAGGCTATCGGGCTGTTGATTGGTGCGAAGTCCGTTTTCCGCTTCAATGACCTTAAAGAAAGCAATAATAGAAAACTAACGGAGTATATTTTGATCGGTACCCTTTTGAGTTTCGGGCTTGCCATACTAACGGGACTCATTTACAGGGCCTGAAATCTATCCAATCTTGAAATCTTATTTGATACATCCCTATCAAATTGCCTTAGATTAGTGACAGAGACAACATTATAGGACCAATTCCGAGTAATGGGAAAAAATTATCTTTATTTTTGTGCCTTGATTTTAAAATTCCAAATGTTTATCCGTTTTGAAACCTAAACCTGAGGTAGGACTGAAGATTTAGGACGAAGGACTAAAAAATATTGGAAAAACGGCCTGTTTTGTAAAGAAATCAACCGTTTTACGTCCTAGACCCCAAAGTCTTACGTCCTTTTAACGTTTAGGAAATAATGCGGACAAGCATTTTAATCATTTTGAACAAAGATGTCACGCCGAGCGCAGTCGAGACGTTTTGGTCGACCTTTCGATTTTGTTAAAGGTGCCAACAACCTCTCTAGACTTCTAGAGGGACAAGCCTAAAATTATAAACCCTTTACGCGCGTGGACGGACAAGGATTTCATTAAATTATGATAGATACAGCTAGGAAGTACGTATTCGATTTTGATAGTACCTTGACCCGGGTCGAGGCCTTGGATGTTTTGGCGGAGATGACGCTGAAAGGAAAACCGGATTATGACGAAGTCATAGCCAAAATTCAAAAGATTACCAATCTGGGTATCGATGGCGATATTTCCTTTACGGAGTCGTTAGAGCGGCGCATTCAATTATTGGACGCGCACAAAAATGATCTAATACCATTGGTGGAAGAGCTACGACATAAAATTTCTAAATCCATTGAGGCGAACAAAGAGTTTTTCGAGAAGTTTTCGGATGATATCTACGTAATTTCCTGTGGCTTTAAAGAGTTTATCGACCCTATAGTCAAAGAATATAACATTCCATCGGAACGCGTGTACGCCAATACTTTCGAGTTTGATGAGGAGGGCAATATTATCGGTTTTGACGAAAACAACGTATTGGCTTCCCACAATGGTAAGATCGAGTGCCTTAAGCAATTGAATCTCGATGGCGAGGTACAGGTCATCGGTGACGGGTATAGCGACTATGTCATGCGCGAATCCGGTATCGCCCATAAATTCTTTGCCTATACCGAAAACGTACACCGCGAAAAGGCTGCGAACAAAGCCGATCATATAGCTCCGAACATGGACGAATTTTTATTTGTGAACGATTTGCCTAGAAACCTATCTTATCCCAAGAACCGAATCAAAATCCTACTACTGGAAAATGTGCATTCCGATGCTTTCGAAAACCTTTCGGAAGACGGCTTTTCGGTGGAACTATTGACGCATAGTATCCCCGAAGAAGAGCTCATCGAAAAAATCAAGGGCGTACACGTATTAGGAATCCGGTCCAAGACCCAAGTGACACAAAAAGTGCTCGATGCGGCTGACAAATTGCTGGTGGTCGGTGCCTTTTGCATCGGTACGACCCAAATTGATCTGGAGCATGCCAAGAAAAAAGGAGTAGTCGTTTTTAATGCGCCCTACAGCAATACGCGATCTGTGGTCGAATTGGCCATTGGCGAAATTATTATGCTTACGCGGAGTATTTTTCCCCGAAGTACGGAAATCCACAACGGCTCTTGGCAGAAAACGGCGGTCGGATCTCGCGAGGTGCGTGGCAAGAATCTCGGTATCGTGGGATATGGCAACATCGGAAAACAACTTTCCATCTTGGCCGAAGCCCTTGGAATGCGTGTTTACTATTACGATATCGAGGACAGTCTCGCCATGGGCAACGCAAAAAAATGCGGAACGCTCGAAGACCTTTTAAATGTTTCGGACGTGGTCACCCTCCATATCGACGACAATCCTGCGAACGAAAATTTTATTGGGGAACGCGAAATCGGACAAATGCGCGACGGAGCCATGCTGGTCAATCTTTCCCGAGGATTTGTAGTCGATATCGCGGCTTTGGCGGACGCGCTCAAAACCGGAAAACTTTCGGGGGCGGCCATTGACGTTTACCCCGAAGAACCCAGGAGCAATGGAGAATTTAAGTCGGAACTGCAGGGATTGGACAATGTAATTCTCACCCCCCACATCGGAGGCAGTACCGAAGAGGCGCAACGCGATATTGCCGATTTTGTGCCGAATAAGATAATGGACTATATCAATTCGGGCAATACGGTCGATGCCGTGAACTTTCCGAATATACGTTTGCCCAAACAGAACGGGGTGCACCGTTTTTTGCATATTCACAAGAACATGCCCGGTATCATGGCCAAGATCAATGCCGTTTTGGCCGAATACGAACTCAATATTTCGGGCCAATACCTGTCTACCGATAGCGAAGTCGGCTACGTCATTACAGATTTGGACAAGGAATACAATAAAGATGTGATCAAGGCCTTGAAAAAAGTAGAGAACACCATCAAGTTTCGGGTACTTTATTAGAAAAAGAAAAAAGATCCGGCGCTTAGGGCTTTTGTAATAGGTCTAATCTAGGGCCTGTTAACACAAAGCCCAAAACTGGCTTATTTGTCTTTTTTCTTCCCCTCGGACGAGTTATAAATCTGAAGGACGGAGCGAATTCGAGCTGCCAATTTCCGTTATTCGTTGAGCTTGAAGCTTTCGCTGGCACATGCCGTCCCGCACTCGAACTTGAACTTTATTTGTGATGGTAGGGTTCGTTCCGCAGAATTGTAAATGCCCGGTACATCTGCTCTATTGCGAACAACCGTACCATTTGGTGCGAAAAGGTCATTTTTGAGAGACTGACCTTGCCCTGTGCCCGGGCATAAAGTGTATCGCCGAATCCGTAAGGGCCCCCTATGGCAAATACCAATCTTTTAATTCCGGAGTTCATCCTTTTTTGCAAATGTTTCGCAAAATCCACTGATGTGAATTGTTTTCCGTTTTCATCCAAAAGCACAAGAACATCCGACGAATTCACCTTTTTCAAAATTTGTTCTCCCTCTTTTCGCCTTTGCTGTACTTCAGTCAGATTTTTTACGTTTTTGATATCGGGCAAGGTCACGAGTTCAAACCTGACGTAATGCCTAAGCCGCTTTTCATATTCCGAAATAAGCGTTTGAAGCGGTTTGCTGTCCGTTTTGCCAATGGCTAGAAGGATGATAGTCATCTGGCAAATGTAATTCGGAATTTCTAAAATCCTAATACCGCAGCACAAAACATGAAATGCTTATCCGTTTTAAGCCCAAACCCGACATAGGATGGTAAGACTTGGGAAAAAGGATAAAAGAATCAGAAAAAGCGGTCCGTTTTATAGAAAAGTGGATGGTCTACGTCTTAAATCATTCATTTAATGTCATGTTAGAAGATTAGGTAACTGGGCCGACAAGCAAATAATATAATTCGGGATGCTGCACACCGGTAAACCGATAACTCGGTAAGATTTCACTAATTTAGCGCCAATCGAAGTTAAGCGCAATAAGATATTCCCATTATATGATCACCGAAGCACAATTTCAAAAAGAAATCGATATCATCATAGCAAACGCCATTCGCGAAGACGTTGGCGACGGCGACCATAGCGCGTTGGCCTGTATCCCTAAAGAAGCCGAGGGCAAGGCCAAGTTACTGGTCAAGGAAGATGGCATTATCGGGGGCATCGATTTTGCTATGCAGGTCTTTGCCTATGTGGACGGTAATCTGGAACTTGAAGTCCTTATTCCCGATGGCGCTCCCGTAAAAAACGGTGATATCGCGTTCTATGTTTCGGGGAGCGCGCAGAGCATATTAAAGGCGGAACGTTTTGTACTGAACGCCATGCAGCGCATGAGCGCCATAGCCACCAAAACGCACGGATTTGTTGAGCTTCTCAAGGGCACGGGGACCCAGATTTTGGATACCCGGAAGACCACGCCCGGCATTCGCGCCTTGGAAAAATGGGCGGTGAAGATCGGAGGCGGGGAAAACCATCGTTTTGCCCTGTACGACATGATTATGTTGAAGGACAATCATATCGATTTCGCCGGCGGCATTAGCAAGGCCATCCAAAAAACGAAGGAGTATTTAATGGAGACCGGCCGCGACCTAAAAATAGTCGTCGAGGCCCGCAGTCTGAACGAAATCAGGGAAATTTTAGAGTCCGATGGCATTTATCGAATCCTAATTGACAACTTTAACTATGGGGATACCCGGAAAGCGGTAGCCTTGATCGGCGATACTTGCCTGACCGAATCCTCTGGGGGAATCGATGAAACGACGATCAGGAACTATGCGGAATGTGGAGTGGATTACATTTCCTCGGGGGCCCTGACCCATTCCGTTTACAATATGGACCTAAGCCTTAAAGCGGTATAAATGTCGCAGGAAGTAGAGAAAAAATTGGCCAAAATCCCCGTTGTCAATCGCTTGGTGCGGTTTCTTAAAGAGGTAAGGCTATCCGCGTTCGAAGGCCTTTCCCTTTACGACCTGTTAGAGATTTATGTTTTCGGCATCTTAAGGGGTGCCCTTTCGACCCGGGCCAGTTCAATAGCCTTCAGCCTGTTTCTCGCCCTTTTCCCATTGCTGATTTTTTTGTTGACCCTAGTGCCGTTCGTTATTCCTTATGTGAGCGTCGGAAACGAGGATTTTGATTTTCAGTTCCTCCTGTTTCTAGAATCCTTCCTCCCTTCCGCGACAAGTGATTATTTTCATGAAATCTACCAACAAATCAAGGATCAAAAACAGGGAGGCCTGTTGTCCTCTGCATTTTTTATATCCATCTTTCTGATGGCCAATGGGGTAAATGCTATTTTCGGGGGGTTTGAGAATTCGTACCACGTAGAACTTACCCGAAATTTTTTTAGGCAGTATCTCTATGCCCTCATGGTGGGGCTCATTCTATCGGTTTTGCTGATTGTAGGTGCCATTGTCTTTGTGTATTTCGAATTCTACATTTTGGATTATCTGAGTAACTGGTCATCAACGACCCGGGGCTTCGGTCTTTCGGAAAGTACTATTTTCTGGGCCAATTTAGGGAAGGTGCTATTTTTTGTTTTGCTTTCGTATTTCACCACTGCGATCCTTTACTATTTCGGGACCGCAGAGGGCAAACAGGCCCGTTTTTTTTCAGTGGGCGCACTGATGACCACTTTGTTGTTCATGCTTACCTCGTATCTTTTCGGGGTGTATGTAGAAAAATTCGCCCGCTACAACGAGCTCTACGGAGCTTTGGGCGGATTATTGATCTTGATGGTCTACATTTGGATAAATTCCAATATCTTGCTGCTCGGCTTTGAACTGAACGCCACTATGAATTCCCTAAGGAAAACCCATAAAAAAAAGGATGAAGAAGATTAAGCGGCTACCCCTTCTAATTTTGCTTTTGGCCATCCCCGCCCTAAAGGCGCAATCGGTGTTCGGAAAGTGGAAGACCATTGACGACCGCACCGGAAAACCCAAGGCCATTATCGATATCTATAAGGATCAAAAAGGATTGATGGACGGTAAGGTCATCGAGATCGTGGAGCGGGGAAAGGAAAACTTTATCTGTGAAAAGTGCGAGGGCAAGCGTAAGGACAAGCCGGTTTTGGGGATGACCATCATCGAAGACGCCGAACATAAAGGCGACGGCGTTTACAAAGGCGACACCCTCTTCGACCCCCAACAGGCTATGACCTTCCGCTGCAAGATCTGGCTCAATCCCGATAATCCCGATGAGCTGATGGTTCGTGGCTATTGGGCCTTTATCTACCGGACCCAAACTTGGCAACGGGTCGGAGAGTGAAACTTATTCCCTTCTACCATGTCCTATTTCATAAATGTTGTTCTTCCGGTTCCGCTGGAAAAATTGTTTACTTACAGGGTGTCCAAATCCGAAGCAGCCTTTCTGCGGCCCGGAATGCGCGTCGGAGTGCCTTTCGGGAAGTCCAAAATCTACACGGCCCTGGTGCATGAAGTACATTCACGGCCCCCTGAGGTGTACGAGGCCAAGGAAATCCATCGCATTTTAGACGAGCATCCTATTGTAAATGACGTCCAGCTCAGGCATTGGCAGTGGATCGCCGATTACTACATGTGCTCTTTGGGCGAGGTCTTCCGAGCGGCCGTTCCCGGTGCTTTTTTATTGGAGAGCGAGACCTTGATCTTGCGCAATCAGCAAATGACAGTAGATGAAACCGATTTGGAGGATGATGAATTTCTCGTGTACGAGGCTCTGCAGCATCAATCGACCTTAAAGGTACACGAGGTGAGTTCTATCGTCGATCGAAAGAATATTCTTCCCGTACTTAATCGGTTGCTTGAAAAAAATGTCATCCTATTAAAGGAAGAAATGTACGAGCAGTACAGGCCGAAATTGGTACGTTACGTCAAATTAGGGGCGGAATACCTATCTGAAGAAAGGCTGGAAATCCTCTTGGAAAACTTAAGCCGCGCCCCGAAACAGAG
Encoded here:
- a CDS encoding SatD family protein; amino-acid sequence: MIAVITGDIIKSENYEASTWLGLLKSYLSSLGESPTDWDIYRGDEFQLRINDNDALGAAIHIKALIKTVNGLDVRMGIGLGTQTFKGSGVSESNGPAYHRSGRTFESLKEDKLNLSIATGSDFYDDTLNLMLKLALDFMDDWSTVSAEIVVLAFERPKASQKELAKRLGIQQSAVSQRQKRARLDLVLELLDYYDTTVKELNR
- a CDS encoding YihY/virulence factor BrkB family protein: MSQEVEKKLAKIPVVNRLVRFLKEVRLSAFEGLSLYDLLEIYVFGILRGALSTRASSIAFSLFLALFPLLIFLLTLVPFVIPYVSVGNEDFDFQFLLFLESFLPSATSDYFHEIYQQIKDQKQGGLLSSAFFISIFLMANGVNAIFGGFENSYHVELTRNFFRQYLYALMVGLILSVLLIVGAIVFVYFEFYILDYLSNWSSTTRGFGLSESTIFWANLGKVLFFVLLSYFTTAILYYFGTAEGKQARFFSVGALMTTLLFMLTSYLFGVYVEKFARYNELYGALGGLLILMVYIWINSNILLLGFELNATMNSLRKTHKKKDEED
- the serA gene encoding phosphoglycerate dehydrogenase, which produces MIDTARKYVFDFDSTLTRVEALDVLAEMTLKGKPDYDEVIAKIQKITNLGIDGDISFTESLERRIQLLDAHKNDLIPLVEELRHKISKSIEANKEFFEKFSDDIYVISCGFKEFIDPIVKEYNIPSERVYANTFEFDEEGNIIGFDENNVLASHNGKIECLKQLNLDGEVQVIGDGYSDYVMRESGIAHKFFAYTENVHREKAANKADHIAPNMDEFLFVNDLPRNLSYPKNRIKILLLENVHSDAFENLSEDGFSVELLTHSIPEEELIEKIKGVHVLGIRSKTQVTQKVLDAADKLLVVGAFCIGTTQIDLEHAKKKGVVVFNAPYSNTRSVVELAIGEIIMLTRSIFPRSTEIHNGSWQKTAVGSREVRGKNLGIVGYGNIGKQLSILAEALGMRVYYYDIEDSLAMGNAKKCGTLEDLLNVSDVVTLHIDDNPANENFIGEREIGQMRDGAMLVNLSRGFVVDIAALADALKTGKLSGAAIDVYPEEPRSNGEFKSELQGLDNVILTPHIGGSTEEAQRDIADFVPNKIMDYINSGNTVDAVNFPNIRLPKQNGVHRFLHIHKNMPGIMAKINAVLAEYELNISGQYLSTDSEVGYVITDLDKEYNKDVIKALKKVENTIKFRVLY
- the nadC gene encoding carboxylating nicotinate-nucleotide diphosphorylase; this translates as MITEAQFQKEIDIIIANAIREDVGDGDHSALACIPKEAEGKAKLLVKEDGIIGGIDFAMQVFAYVDGNLELEVLIPDGAPVKNGDIAFYVSGSAQSILKAERFVLNAMQRMSAIATKTHGFVELLKGTGTQILDTRKTTPGIRALEKWAVKIGGGENHRFALYDMIMLKDNHIDFAGGISKAIQKTKEYLMETGRDLKIVVEARSLNEIREILESDGIYRILIDNFNYGDTRKAVALIGDTCLTESSGGIDETTIRNYAECGVDYISSGALTHSVYNMDLSLKAV
- a CDS encoding DUF3307 domain-containing protein, with the protein product MMIFTKLLLAHLIGDFLLQPLRWVIHKETNKIRSKYLYLHILLHFIVTLILLWDLQYWKLAVIVAISHYAIDLAKLYAAPLFRLKSIPFFVDQFLHLTVLYLVAYQGDWLQIIADFFQKLDWPLVTAVVFVTFPAAIVMGKFLEAMGDKIELDHKSLPNAGKYIGIIERLFVLLFIILGRWEAIGLLIGAKSVFRFNDLKESNNRKLTEYILIGTLLSFGLAILTGLIYRA
- a CDS encoding DUF2147 domain-containing protein, whose amino-acid sequence is MKKIKRLPLLILLLAIPALKAQSVFGKWKTIDDRTGKPKAIIDIYKDQKGLMDGKVIEIVERGKENFICEKCEGKRKDKPVLGMTIIEDAEHKGDGVYKGDTLFDPQQAMTFRCKIWLNPDNPDELMVRGYWAFIYRTQTWQRVGE
- the rlmH gene encoding 23S rRNA (pseudouridine(1915)-N(3))-methyltransferase RlmH, which translates into the protein MTIILLAIGKTDSKPLQTLISEYEKRLRHYVRFELVTLPDIKNVKNLTEVQQRRKEGEQILKKVNSSDVLVLLDENGKQFTSVDFAKHLQKRMNSGIKRLVFAIGGPYGFGDTLYARAQGKVSLSKMTFSHQMVRLFAIEQMYRAFTILRNEPYHHK
- a CDS encoding DEAD/DEAH box helicase, giving the protein MTKFEALGLNKPLLNAVADMGFETPSEVQEKAIPILLKEETDLVALAQTGTGKTAAFGFPLIQKLDQNSRTTQGLILSPTRELCLQITKEIQSYSKYVKGVNTVAIYGGASITDQARQIKRGAQIVVATPGRMKDMIGRGLVDISKIDYCILDEADEMLNMGFYEDIKEILSNTPKEKSTWLFSATMPKEVSKIAKKFMDSPVEITVGTKNAGTSTVDHEYYVVGGRDRYPALKRLADANPDIFSVVFCRTKRDTQRVAEKLIEDGYNAGALHGDLSQNQRDLVMNAFRKKQVQMLVATDVAARGIDVDDITHVINYQLPDEIEVYTHRSGRTGRAGKSGISMVIVTRSELRKIKAIEKKIQQNFVRKKIPTGIEICEIQLYHTANKIKNTKVNKDVENYLPAITEVLEGIDRDELIKKIVSVEFSRFSNYYNKAKDLNTVDSGKNARESGGSPSSNGSVRYFINVGEKDGYDWMSLKDFLRDTLNLDKEDVYKVDTKDSFSFFNTDPEHTEPILKFFTDFKLNGRFINVEISQNPGGGAGGGYRGKKGKSKGKKRSQFNDRGDRGKGRQRDRSKGKSQHSGKRRGKKSRSDFF
- a CDS encoding non-canonical purine NTP diphosphatase, translating into MKLVFATHNKNKFAEVKKLMPVCIDLVSLTDIGCTGEIPETGETLEENARIKANYVTENYTLPCFADDTGLLVDALHGAPGVFSARYAGEHKSSADNMDKLLSELKVHSNRNAMFATVIALNLNQEHHTFKGTVSGEIITEKKGTEGFGYDPVFRPFGFKKTFAELPIETKNRIGHRGKAIRKLLQFLEK
- a CDS encoding methyltransferase family protein — translated: MKWKIPPAVVLFVFGLLMYLLAEFLPFGYFDFFGRHYLAIAFVVFAIVVVTIALYQFYTAKTTIDPTRPDTTNKLVVSGIYAYTRNPMYLGLLLILLAWGLWLGNAFNTLLAAAFVAYMNRFQIAREEQALNEIFGKDFKQYCLLVRRWF